The Aeoliella mucimassa genome includes the window TGGTGCTCGAACGTTGCAAAGCAATCCGCGATCGACCGGCCGAGCTCCTTCTCGATCAACGCGACGACGTCGTCGGTCGAGTCGGCAGGCGTGTTTTGTTGTAGGTTGGTAAGCTCATCGGCAAGCTTGAAGCCTACCTGGTCGGGCCGTGTGCTGAGTACTTGTCCTAGCTTGATGAACGTCGGCCCGAGCTCTTCGACGGCCAGGCGAATGCGCTCTTCGTGCCCGGCTCGTATCAGTGGTTGTCCCTGGCGGTTCGTCAGGAAGTTCGAGCCGAAGCTCAACCCGAGCCGACTGGCCCACCCTGCGAGTCCGTACTTGCTCAGTACCGACAGAATCTCTTGCCAGCGCCAGAAGTAGCGATTGATCTGTGGAATCGTGGAGATCTTCATCGCAAGGCCGGGCGAGGGGGGGGTAAACAAAAGACGTCATAGCCATTTTAGTTGAGGGGAGGGCCGAGGACAAAAAAGGTTGGGTTGTTCTGTTTCGAGCGATTGCAGCAGTTAGCTCTCGATCGCAGCGAGTGCCTTGGCAATGGCCCGGGCGAGGCTCTCTGGCTCGGTGATCGAAAGCGACTCGAGCTGCGGCTTCGCCGACGATGCTGCAGGCCCGATCTTGGCGATCGCCCAGGCAGCACGCTCGCGAGTCGCCGGTGCTGCGTCGCTGGCAACCAGGTTGCCGAGCTGCGTGGCACAAGCGGCCGATTGCTCGCCGCAGCGACCAATCAGCGTAGCGGCCCAGTACGCGACATCGCTATTGTCGCTCGCCAGTAGTCGGCACAGCGCTGGCAAGTCGTTCGGGCTTGGTTCGCCGAGCTCTTCGAGCGTTGCCACGCAGTACTCCGCGACCACGCGGTCGTCGTCGCCAGAGTGCTCCACTAGCTCTACCGCCAATTCCATAGCGACGTCGGCGTTCTGGCTAAGCCATTCCGCGGCTTGCTGTCGCGATGGATTGTCGCTGCTTGTGAGCAACGTCCGAGCTTCGGAAGGAGTCATGGCAGTCTGCTTGTTGCAAATGGATTGTCAAGAAAAGGGGGAGTCGGTCGGTCGCTTAATTCTCCAGCAGCTTGCCATCTTCAATGCGTTTTTGTTGCTGCATGGTCTCCGCGAGGGCTTCGCTGTGCGTGACCACTACCAGCAGCGACTGATGCTCGACTTGCAGTTCCACGAGCAGCCGACCGATGGAGTCGGCGGTCGCCGAGTCGAGGTTGCCGGTCGGTTCGTCGGCGAGCAGCAGCACCGGCGAGCGAACCAGCGCCCTGGCGATGGCCGCCCGTTGGCGTTCGCCGCCCGATAGCTCTGCGGGCCGGTGCGTGAGCCGCTCAGCCAGGCCGACGCGCCCGAGCAGCATCTCGGCCCGCTCGATGTCGGCCGAGGTCGGTTTACCATCGGCCAGCAGCGGTACCAGTACGTTTTCCAGCGCCGACAGTTGCGGCAGCAGGTGATGATCCTGGAACACAAAGCCCACCCGGTCCCGGCGGAACTCGGCCAGGTTCATGTCGTTCAGCGCAAACGGGTCGACCGTGCCGAGCTGAACTTGCCCGCTGGTCGGCCGGTCGAGCGCACCGAGAATCGCGAGCAGCGTACTCTTGCCCGACCCGCTCGGGCCGACAATCGCCAGGCTTTCGCCCCGGTCGAGCGAGAGCGATACCCCTCGCAGTACCGAAAGTGGTTCG containing:
- a CDS encoding ABC transporter ATP-binding protein gives rise to the protein MTMLTVDNVTKEYPTPAEPLSVLRGVSLSLDRGESLAIVGPSGSGKSTLLAILGALDRPTSGQVQLGTVDPFALNDMNLAEFRRDRVGFVFQDHHLLPQLSALENVLVPLLADGKPTSADIERAEMLLGRVGLAERLTHRPAELSGGERQRAAIARALVRSPVLLLADEPTGNLDSATADSIGRLLVELQVEHQSLLVVVTHSEALAETMQQQKRIEDGKLLEN
- a CDS encoding HEAT repeat domain-containing protein; amino-acid sequence: MTPSEARTLLTSSDNPSRQQAAEWLSQNADVAMELAVELVEHSGDDDRVVAEYCVATLEELGEPSPNDLPALCRLLASDNSDVAYWAATLIGRCGEQSAACATQLGNLVASDAAPATRERAAWAIAKIGPAASSAKPQLESLSITEPESLARAIAKALAAIES